A region of the Conyzicola lurida genome:
ATGACGCGTCCGTGGCTGTGCTTCTTCGCCGTGATCACCGTGTGGGCGCCGCGCGCGGCGGTGCCGAGGAGCGAGCGGGAGATGGTGATCTCCGAGGGCTCCTCGCCGGTCACGGTGATGGCGAGAGCCTTCTCGAACGAGTTCCACGCGTTGGCGGAAGACTTCTCTTCCGCCTGCCCGGCGAGCCCGACGCTCGCGTGGGTGCGGTCGATCCACTCGGCGTCGACGCCCTCCGTCTCGGTGGCGAGGAACGCGTACGGCGAGCCGTCGAGCTCGCCGTCGATGAGCGGGCGCACCAGGTCGACGGGAGTGAGCTTCCACTCGGCCTCACGGCCGTTCACCTCGGGGTGCTCGGTGGGAACATTCGACTTGAAGCGGGCCGAGCGGGTCTGGACGGGGACGAAGGCGCCCTCGGGGGCGTCCCAGCCGCCGTCGCTGTGCGCCGTGGCGCCGTGCTGGACTGTGGTTTCGGGTGTGACGACGGCCATTTAGCCTACGGATCCTTCCATGCTCATCTCGATGAGCTTGTTGAGTTCGAGGGCGTACTCCATCGGGAGTTCGCGTGCGATCGGCTCGATGAAGCCGCGCACGATCATGGCCATTGCCTCGTCTTCGGGCATGCCCCGCGACTGCAGGTAGAAGAGCTGTTCCGCGCTCACGCGGGAGACGGTCGCCTCGTGGCCGAGCTGTACGTCGTCGACGCGGATGTCGATCGCCGGGTAGGTGTCGGACCGCGAGATGGTGTCGACCAGGAGTGCGTCACAGCGGACGGTGTTCGCGGAGTGGTGGGCTCCGGCATCCACCCGTACTTCGCCACGGTAACCGGCGCGGCCACCACCGCGGGCGATCGACTTCGAGACGATCGACGACGTCGTGTACGGCGCCATGTGGATCATCTTGGCGCCGGCGTCCTGGTGCTGGCCGGGGCCCGCGAACGCGACGGAGAGGGTCTCGCCCTTGGCGTGCTCGCCCATCAGGTAGATGGACGGGTACTTCATGGTGACCTTGGAACCGATGTTGCCGTCGATCCACTCCATGGTTGCGCCCTCGTGCGCGATGGCGCGCTTCGTGACGAGGTTGTAGACGTTGTTCGACCAGTTCTGGATCGTCGTGTAGCGGACGCGCGCGTTCTTCTTCACGATGATCTCGACCACGGCGGAGTGCAGCGAGTCGCTCTTGTAGATCGGGGCGGTGCAGCCCTCGATGTAGTGCACGTACGAACCCTCGTCGGCGATGATCAGCGTGCGCTCGAACTGGCCCATGTTCTCCGTGTTGATACGGAAGTAGGCCTGCAGCGGGATCTCGACGTGCACGCCCTTGGGGACGTAGACGAACGAGCCGCCGGACCACACGGCCGTGTTCAGAGCGGCGAACTTGTTGTCGCCGGCCGGGATGACGGTGCCGAAGTACTCCTGGAAGATCTCCGGGTACTCCTTGAGGGCGGTGTCGGTGTCGAGGAACAGCACACCCTGCGCTTCGAGCTCGGCGTTGATGGTGTGGTACACCACCTCCGACTCGTACTGCGCGGCGACACCGGAGACGAGACGCTTACGTTCGGCCTCGGGAATACCGAGCTTCTCGTAGGTGTCCTTGATGTCGTCGGGGAGGTCTTCCCACGTCTGCGCCTGCTTCTCGGTGGAGCGGACGAAGTACTTGATGTTGTCGAAGTCGATGCCGGACAGATCGGCACCCCACGTCGGCATCGGCTT
Encoded here:
- the sufB gene encoding Fe-S cluster assembly protein SufB encodes the protein MTDVLIDRPELNSLGQYEFGWSDSDAAGASARRGINEEVVTDISNLKSEPEWMLKNRLKGLKLFGMKPMPTWGADLSGIDFDNIKYFVRSTEKQAQTWEDLPDDIKDTYEKLGIPEAERKRLVSGVAAQYESEVVYHTINAELEAQGVLFLDTDTALKEYPEIFQEYFGTVIPAGDNKFAALNTAVWSGGSFVYVPKGVHVEIPLQAYFRINTENMGQFERTLIIADEGSYVHYIEGCTAPIYKSDSLHSAVVEIIVKKNARVRYTTIQNWSNNVYNLVTKRAIAHEGATMEWIDGNIGSKVTMKYPSIYLMGEHAKGETLSVAFAGPGQHQDAGAKMIHMAPYTTSSIVSKSIARGGGRAGYRGEVRVDAGAHHSANTVRCDALLVDTISRSDTYPAIDIRVDDVQLGHEATVSRVSAEQLFYLQSRGMPEDEAMAMIVRGFIEPIARELPMEYALELNKLIEMSMEGSVG